In Streptomyces paludis, the genomic stretch CGGCCTCGGCGTCGGCGGCCGCGGTCTCGCTCTTGATCACCGTGCCGTCTGCCTGGGCGGCGAGGCCGACCTTGGCCAGGCCCATGACGAACTTGCGCTCGTTGTCATTACGGTCCGGGCCCTTGGACACGATCGCCTGCACGATGTTGCGCTTACGACGGGACCGCACCTCGCCGCGCGAGGTGATGCTCTTCAGCAGCCGCTGGAGGTACTGGTCCTGCGCCTTGCTGCCCGGTGTCGGGTTCTGGTTGATCACGTACATCTGCTGGCCCATGGTCCACACGTTGGTGGTCAGCCAGTAGACGAGGACACCGACGGGGAAGTTGACACCCGTGACGGCGAAGATCACCGGGAAGATGTACATCAGCATCTTCTGCTGCTGCATGTACGGCGTCTTGACCGTCAGGTCGACGTTCTTCGTCATCAGCTGGCGCTGCGTGTAGAACTGCGACGCCGACATCATCACGATCATGATCGCGGTGACGACCCGCACATCGGTCAGCGAGGCGTTCAGGGACTGCACCTTCTCGCTGCTGTCCGTGAACTTGGCGGCCAGCGGAGCGCCGAAGATATGCGCCTGCCGGGCGCTGTCGAGCAGCCCCTGGTTGATGACACCGATGGTCTTGCCGCTGGCGATGCTGGAGAGCACGTGGTACAGCGCGAAGAAGAACGGTGACTGCGCCAGGATGGGCAGACACGAGGAGAGCGGGTTGGTGCCCGTCTCCTTGTACAGCTTCATCATCTCTTCGGACTGACGCTGTTTGTCGTTCTTGTAGCGCTCCTGGATCGCCTTCATCTTCGGCTGGAGCACCTGCATGTTCCGGGTCGACTTGATCTGCTTCACGAAGAGCGGGATCAGGCAGATCCGGATCAGCACCACCAGGGACACGATGGACAGTCCCCAGGCCCAGCCCGTGTCGGGGCCGAAGATCATCCCGTACAGCGAGTGGAACTGGACGATGACCCAGGAAACAGGTGTGGTGATAAAACTGAACAGACTGGCAATCGTGTCCACTAATCAGGCTCCTTGAGCTTTGGACGAGGTCTCTGCGGCCGGACTGGGGGTGTCGGGGGCCGATCCCCCGGAAGGCACGCCGGCGGCGGAGTGCCCGCCCTTGCCGCCGCGCAGGGCATCGCGCAGCAGTTCGTGCCAGCGTGGGCGCTTGCGCGGCGGGACATGGTCCACACCGCCCGGCGACCACGGGTTGCACCGCAGGATGCGCCATGCGGTGAGCACCGTGCCCTTCACCGCGCCGTGCCGGTCGATGGCGGTGTATCCGTAGTGCGAGCACGACGGGTAGTACCGGCAGACAGGCCCGAGGAGCGGGCTGATCGTCCACTGGTACAGCTTGATCAGAGCCAGCAGCGGGTACTTCATCGCGTGCCCCCTCCCAGCAGCCGCCGGAGAGCGGCGTCCAGGTCTCGGGCCAGTTGTGCATGGTCGGCGTCGCCCGCTCCGGGCAGCGCCCGTACGACAACCAGGCTACCGGGGGGCAGCTCGGAGAGTCGGTCGCGCACCAAATGGCGAAGCCTCCGCTTCACCACGTTGCGCACGACGGATCCACCCACGGCTTTGCTTACAACGAAACCCGCACGCGGTGGGGAAGCGCTCTCCCCAGGCGCGTGCGGGTCCGTTGAACCGCTACGTAGATGGACGACGAGAAGCGGGCGACCGGCCCGGCGTCCTCGGCGTACCGCGGTCGCGAAATCCTCGCGCCGCCTCAGCCGATTCTCTGTAGGCAGCACGTCATGACCTGTTGGCTATCAGGCGATCAGGCCGACAGACGGGCGCGGCCCTTGCTACGGCGGGTCGCCAGGATCGCGCGGCCGGCACGGGTCCGCATGCGCAGCCGGAACCCGTGGGTCTTGGCGCGACGACGGTTGTTCGGCTGGAAGGTGCGCTTGCTCACTCGGGGGCTCCAGAAAATGATGTGTGGATGGCGGGACATCGCCTGGCTGTCACCGTGCGCCCACGAGAAGCTCGCGATTACGCCCTAGTGCACCGCTTCACAACCACAGATCGTGATCTTTGCCCATCGGAGGCAGGCGGCAGCAGCCATCGACAACTCGACCTGGTCACGGTACGCGCGGCTACGCCATCCGGTCAAACCAGCTCCGTGCCGGGCTCCATTGTGCACAGGCTGTGGACAACAACTTGAACCGCGCGGGTCGGCCTGACTACCTTGGCTGAACTCCGGATTCTTTTCCCGCCTGTACTTCCGAACCCGTCCCGAGAACCACACATTCGTGGGACCAGCTGAGAGAGCGTGCCCCTGTGGCTGATGTACCTGCCGATCTTGCCGCAGTGTGGCCACGAGTGCTGGAGCAGCTCCTCAGGGAGGGCCAGCAGGGCGTCGAGCCCAAGGACAAGCAGTGGATCGAGCGCTGCCAGCCCCTCGCCCTCGTCGCCGACACCGCGCTGCTCGCCGTCCCCAACGAGTGGGGCAAGCGGGTGCTGGAGGGCCGGCTCGCACCGCTCATCAGCGAGACGCTGAGCCATGAGTGCGGCCGCCCGATCCGGATCGCCATCACCGTCGACGACTCGGCCGGCGAGCCCGCCCCGCCCGCGCCTGCCGTGCCCCAGCAGCACCGCTACCAGGGCCCGCCCCTCGACGACCAGCGGCCTGGCGACGGATACGACGGATACGGCGGGCACCGCCCGCAGGACGACGGCATGCCCTCCGTACGGCCCGCGTACCCGGAGTACCAACAGCAGCGCCAGGACCCCGGCGCCTGGCCGCGGACCCAGGAGGACCTCTCCTGGCAGCAGCCGCGGCTCGGCGGCTACCAGGACCGCGATCCGTACGCCACCCCGCACTCGCAGCAGCCGCAGCACGACTACCGGCAGCCGCAGGGCCAGGAGCGGTCCCCGTACGAGCAGCACGGGGGCCGGCACGACCCGCACGACTCCCAGGAACCGCCGGCGCCCCGGCACGGCGGCGGGCAGAGCGTGGGCCGCGCGCGGGGCGGCGGCGCCGGTCCGCTGGGCGCCCAGCCGGCGCCCGCCCCCGGTCCCGGTGAGCCGCAGGCCCGGCTCAACCCCAAATACCTCTTCGACACCTTTGTCATCGGCGCGTCCAACCGGTTCGCGCACGCGGCGGCGGTCGCCGTGGCGGAGGCGCCGGCGAAGGCGTACAACCCGCTCTTCATCTACGGCGAGTCCGGGCTCGGCAAGACGCACCTGCTGCACGCCATCGGGCACTACGCGCGGAGTCTGTACCCCGGCACCCGGGTGCGGTACGTCAGCTCCGAGGAGTTCACCAACGAGTTCATCAACTCGATCCGGGACGGCAAGGGCGACACCTTCCGCAAGCGGTACCGCGATGTCGACATCCTCCTGGTCGACGACATCCAGTTCCTGGCGAGCAAGGAGTCGACGCAGGAGGAGTTCTTCCACACGTTCAACACGCTCCACAACGCGAACAAGCAGATCGTGCTCTCCTCCGACCGGCCGCCCAGGCAGCTGATCACTCTGGAGGACCGGCTGCGCAACCGCTTCGAGTGGGGGCTGACCACCGACGTCCAGCCGCCCGAGCTGGAGACCCGGATCGCGATCCTGCGCAAGAAGGCCGTGCAGGAGCAGCTGAACGCGCCGCCCGAGGTGCTGGAGTTCATCGCCTCCCGGATCTCACGCAACATCCGTGAGCTGGAGGGGGCGCTGATCCGGGTGACGGCGTTCGCGTCGCTCAACCGGCAGCCCGTGGACCTCGGGCTCACCGAGATCGTGCTGAAGGACCTGCTCCCCGGCGGCGAGGACTCGGCTCCGGAGATCACCGCGGGCGCCATCATGGCGGCCACCGCCGCCTACTTCGGGCTGACCGTGGAGGACCTCTGCGGCTCCTCCAGGAGCCGGGTGCTGGTGACCGCGCGGCAGATCGCGATGTATCTCTGCCGCGAGCTGACCGATCTCTCACTGCCGAAGATCGGCGCGCAGTTCGGCGGCCGTGACCATACGACGGTGATGCACGCGGACCGGAAGATCCGCGCGCTGATGGCCGAGCGGCGCTCGATCTACAACCAGGTCACGGAGCTGACCAACCGCATCAAGAACGGCTGACGGCCGGCACGGAGGCACGGCGGCCGGTACGGCGAAGGGCGCCCGGGGAGACCGTACGGAACGGTCCCCGGGCGCCCTTCGGCGTGCCACGGGCCCCTCCGACCGGCTTCCGATCGCTCTCCGATCGCCCTCCGGAAGTCCTTCGAGCACCTTCCGGCGGCTGTGCGCGGTCGTCGAGGCCGGTCGCCGCTGTTCGAATACGGGCCTCGGGGGACTACTTCTCCACAGATCGGGGGAGAATCTTCCGTCCACAGCCTGGGGACCCGTAAGTTGTCCAGATCCTGTCCACAGGCCCGGTGGACGGAACACCGTCGGGGCAGGTCAGCCGCCTGTGGAATTGTGGCTGAAGATTCTCCACAGGCTGTGGACAGAGATTTCCTCCACAGGGGGCCGTCGTGACTGTCCACCGGCGGCCCACAGGCCGGACCCGGTTGCCCACACCTTCTCCACAGCGCTGTCCACTGTTCGGCAACAAAACGCCCGGGATCGCTGAGTCGAGTGAAAGGCGTCACACCGAGGCAGGTGGTTGGGCTGTGCAGAAGCCGGGTAAAACTGGGGACGCAGCTGGGGAGAAGTAGGGGTCCCCTGTGCATGGGGTGTGCACAACTTTCGGCTTTCCACAGAAGAGGCCGGTTATCCACGGGTGGCGCCCACAGGACCAGTGGACAAAAAACGCTGTCTGACCTGCACGGACGACGTTATCCACGGTTTCCACAGGCCCTACTACTACTACCCCCTTGAGTTAGCGAGAGATTCGTTTGGAAGCGGGGCCTGTGCACAACTCGGCCTCCGAGCCCGGGCCGCCACGGGCATCGACTTGACCCGCAGCAGCACCGACTGTCGGTGCCGTACGTCAGACTGGTCCCCGGCATCACAGCCGACGACGTAAGGCCAGCAGGGCGAGCCAGCAACAGCAGGAGGCGGTTCCGGTGAAGATCCGGGTGGAGCGCGATGTACTCGCTGAGGCGGTGGCCTGGGTGGCCCGCAGCCTCCCGGCCCGTCCGCCGGCGCCCGTACTCGCGGGTCTTCTGCTGAAGGCCGAGGACGGCGCGCTCAGCTTCTCCAGCTTCGACTACGAGGTCTCGGCGCGGGTCTCGGTGGACGCCGAGGTGGAGGAGGACGGCACCGTCCTCGTCTCCGGCCGGCTCCTCGCCGACATCTGCCGCGCCCTGCCCAACAGGCCGGTCGAGATCTCCACAGACGGTGTACGGGCGACCGTGGTCTGCGGCTCCTCCCGCTTCACGCTCCACACACTGCCTGTGGACGAGTACCCGGCGCTGCCGCAGATGCCGACCGCGACCGGCACCGTGCCCGGTGAGGTCTTCGCCTCGGCCGCCGCCCAGGTGGCCATCGCCGCCGGCCGCGACGACACGCTGCCGGTGCTGACCGGCGTACGGATCGAGATCGAGGGCGACACGGTCACCCTGGCCTCGACCGACCGCTACCGCTTCGCGGTCCGCGAGTTCCTGTGGAAGCCCGAGGCCGCGGACATCTCCGCCGTCGCGCTGGTGCCCGCCAAGACGCTGCTGGACACCGCCAAGGCGCTCACCAGCGGTGACACGGTCACGCTGGCGCTCTCCGGCTCCGGCGCGGGCGAGGGTCTGATCGGCTTCGAGGGCGCGGGCCGCCGGACGACCACCCGACTGCTCGAAGGCGACCTGCCGAAGTACCGCACGCTCTTCCCCACCGAGTTCAACTCGGTCGCGGTGATCGAGACCGCTCCGTTCGTCGAGGCCGTCAAGCGTGTGGCCCTGGTCGCCGAGCGGAACACCCCCGTACGGCTCAGCTTCGAGCAGGGCGTGCTGATCCTGGAGGCGGGCTCCAGCGACGACGCACAGGCTGTGGAGCGGGTCGACGCGCACCTGGAGGGCGACGACATCTCGATCGCCTTCAACCCGACCTTCCTGCTGGACGGGCTGAGCGCGATCGACTCACCGGTGGCCCAGCTCTCCTTCACGACCTCCACGAAGCCCGCTCTGCTGAGCGGCCGGGCGGATGTCAAGGCGGAGGCCGACGAGGCGTACAAGTACCTGATCATGCCGGTACGCCTGAGCGGCTGACCCCACAGGTGAGTACCCAGGTCCGGGCGTAGTCTCGGACTTGGGTACGAATCGCCTCAACGCTTAAGGAACACCTGATGGAGCTCGGTCTCGTCGGTCTCGGCAAGATGGGCGGCAACATGCGTGAGCGCATCCGCCGCGCCGGCCACACTGTCATCGGATACGACCGCAATCCGGACCTCGCCGATGTGCACAGCCTTCAGGAGCTGGTGAGCAAGCTCAAGGGCCCCCGGGTGGTCTGGGTGATGGTCCCGGCGGGCGCGGCGACCCAGGCGACCGTCGACGAGCTGGCCGAGCTGCTCTCCCCCGGCGATGTCGTGGTCGACGGCGGGAACTCGCGCTGGACGGACGACGAGAAGCACGCCGTGGAGCTGGGCATCAAGGGCATCGGCTTCGTCGACTGCGGTGTCTCCGGTGGCGTCTGGGGCCTCGACAACGGCTACGCGCTGATGTACGGCGGCGACCCGGAGAACGTCGCGAAGGTCCAGCCGGTCTTCGACGCGCTCAAGCCCGAGGGCGACTTCGGCACCGTCCACGCCGGCAAGGTCGGCGCGGGGCACTTCGCCAAGATGGTCCACAACGGCATCGAGTACGCCATGATGCAGGCGTACGCCGAGGGCTGGGAGCTGCTGGAGAAGGTCGACTCGGTCACGGACGTCCGTGAGGTCTTCCGCTCCTGGCAGGAGGGCACGGTCATCCGGTCCTGGCTGCTGGACCTCGCGGTCAACGCGCTGGACCGGGACGAGCACCTCGACCAGCTGCGCGGCTTCGCGGAGGACTCCGGCGAGGGCCGGTGGACGGTCGAGGCGGCCATCGACAACGCGGTGCCGCTGCCCGCGATCACCGCGTCGCTGTTCGCCCGGTTCGCGTCGCGCCAGGAGGACTCGCCGCAGATGAAGATGGTCGCGGCGCTGCGCAACCAGTTCGGCGGCCATGCTGTCGAATCGAGCGACGCGAAACACTGAGCGGCTCAGCACTGAGCTGAGCACTGAGCACCGAACCGGAAGAGGCCCGCGCACCCTATGCATGTCACGCATCTGTCGCTGGCCGACTTCCGGTCCTACGCCCGGGTCGAGGTTCCCCTCGATCCGGGCGTCACCGCGTTCGTGGGGGCGAACGGGCAGGGCAAGACCAATCTGGTCGAGGCGGTCGGCTATCTGGCGACCCTCGGCAGCCACCGTGTCTCGTCGGACGCGCCGTTGGTGCGGATGGGCGCGGAGCGCGCCGTTATACGGGCGGCCGTGACGCAGGGCGAGCGGGCGCAGCTGGTCGAGCTGGAGCTGAACCCCGGCCGTGCGAACCGGGCCAGGATCAACCGGTCCTCGCAGGTCAAGCCGCGCGATGTGCTCGGCATCGTACGGACGGTGCTGTTCGCGCCGGAGGATCTGGCGCTGGTGAAGGGCGACCCGGGCGAGCGCCGGCGGTTCCTGGACGAGCTGGTCACCGCGCGCTCGCCCCGGATGGCGGCGGTGCGCTCGGACTACGAGCGGGTGCTCCGGCAGCGCAACACGCTGCTCAAATCCGCGGCGATGGCGCGCCGGCACGGCGGTCGTGGCATGGACCTGTCGACGCTGGATGTCTGGGACCAGCATCTGGCGCGGGCGGGGGCCGAGCTGCTGGCGCAGCGGGCGGATCTGATCACGGTGCTCCAGCCGCTGACGGACAAGGCGTACGAGCAGCTGGCGCCCGGCGGCGGGCCGGTGACGCTGGAGTACCGCTCCTCGGCCGGTGAGCCGGGTGGCGTGGGTGGCTCGGGCGATTCCGACGACACCGTTGATGCGGGTGGCGCGGGGATGGCCGCCGGTGCCTCGCGGGACGAGCTGTACGGGCATCTGATGGCCGCGCTGGCCGGGGTGCGCAAGCAGGAGATCGAGCGGGGCGTGACGCTCGTCGGGCCGCACCGGGACGACCTGGTGCTCCGGCTCGGCCGGCTCCCCGCGAAGGGGTACGCCAGCCACGGCGAGTCGTGGTCGTACGCGCTGGCGCTGCGGCTGGCCTCGTACGATCTGCTGCGCGCCGAGGGGAACGAGCCGGTGCTCGTCCTGGACGATGTCTTCGCCGAACTGGACGCGCGGCGCCGGGAGCGGCTGGCCGAGCTGGTGGTGCCCGGCGAGCAGGTGCTGGTGACGGCGGCCGTGGCCGACGATGTGCCGGGGGTGCTGGCCGGGGCGCGGTACATGGTGGCCGAGGGCGCGGTGGAGCGGGTATGAGCGGTCAGGGCATGATTCCGGAATCCGGCACGGGCGCGGGTGCCGTCACGGCTACGGGGGCCGCCGGGGTGCCCGGTCCGGCCGCCGTCCCGGAGTCGTCGGGGGTGGATCTGGCGCGGGTCGCGCTGCGCGCCGCGAAGGAGCAGGCGCGGGCGCGCGGCGCCGCCGTACAGCAGAAGAAGCAGGCCAGACGGGGCGGCGGACTGCGGTCCGGGTCCGGCGCGGACGGCCGCGACCCGCTGCCGCTCGGCGCGGCGATCAACCGGCTGATCACGGAGCGCGGCTGGGAGACGCCCGCGGCGGTCGGCGGGGTGATGGGCCGGTGGCCGCAGATCGTCGGCGAGGACGTCGCGAAGCACTGCGTGCCGCAGCGGTACGACGACAGCCGTGACGAGCGGGTGCTGACCGTGCAGTGCGACTCCACGGCCTGGGCGACCCAGCTGCGGCTGCTGGCGCCCCGGCTGGTGGCCCGGCTGAACGAGGACCTGGGGCATGGCACCGTACGGATGATCAAGGTACTGGGGCCTGGCGGGCCGCCGTCGCGGTCCGGCCGGCTGCGGGCGCCGGGGAGCCAGGGACCCGGGGACACGTACGGCTGAGGCGGGACGCGGCGCGCAGGCCGCGGGTTACGGGGTACGGGCCCGGGGGGCCCCAGGCGCGGCGCCCGGTCGGCGCTGTCCGGCTCGTGCGCCTGCGTCTTCGCCTCGTCCGCCCGTTCGCTCACCGGTTCCGCTGAACGTCCCCTCTTCCCCCTCTCTTTTCGGCCACCCCGCCGCCCCGTCCGCCCGTCGTGGAAGACACCGGCGGCACCCCCGGCGGCCCCCTCCCGTACCGCTCGCGCGGTCTCTCCGTACCGCCGCCGTACGGTCTCCCGGCAGCGCCGTGGCCCCGGCGGGAGGGCCGGAAGAGTGAGGTGTCCCTCACCGTAGCGGGAGGTTGACAGGCCGAAGCGCTCAATGCCCGTGTGAGCCTCTTGGAGCCCCTTCCCGAATATGGGGAGTCGTGAGCCGCTCATCCAGGGCGGCACATGCGGACTCAGGTACCGGCAAACCCCCATTCGGGTCGGCGCTACCGGTAGACTGATGGAGAATCCCGCGTGCTTGCGGGAACCGTCAACAGATGCTGACACAAGCCGAACGACGCAGCCGCTCCCGCTTGCTCGGAGAACGGCCTGTGCTGTGCCAGAAAGGGCGCTTCGTGGCCGATTCCGGCAACCCCCATGAGAAGTCTCCGTCGACCGGCGTCGGTGAGAACGGCGAGGTGACCGCCTCGTACGACGCCAGTGCCATCACCGTGCTCGAAGGTCTGGACGCGGTCCGCAAGCGCCCCGGCATGTACATCGGCTCGACGGGCGAGCGCGGACTGCATCACCTGGTGTACGAGGTCGTCGACAACTCCGTCGACGAGGCCCTGGCGGGCCACGCGGACACCATCGACGTCACGATCCTCGCCGACGGCGGGGTGCGCGTGATCGACAACGGCCGCGGTATCCCGGTGGACATCGTCCCGTCCGAGGGCAAGCCGGCCGTCGAGGTCGTGCTCACGGTGCTGCACGCGGGCGGCAAGTTCGGCGGCGGCGGTTACGCCGTCTCCGGCGGGCTGCACGGCGTCGGCGTCTCGGTCGTCAACGCCCTGTCGTCGCGGGTCGCGGTCGACGTCAAGCGCGACGGCTACCGCTGGACGCAGGACTACAAGCTCGGTGTGCCGACCGCGCCGCTGGACCGCAAGGAGGAGACGTCCGACTCCGGTACGACGGTCACGTTCTGGGCCGACCCGGATGTCTTCGAGACGACGGACTACTCCTTCGAGACGCTGTCCCGGCGCTTCCAGGAGATGGCCTTCCTCAACAAGGGCCTGACCCTGACGCTGACGGACGAGCGCGAGTCGGCCAAGGCCGTCGTGGGCGCGGATGTCGCGGGCACGGACGCCCCGGAGAGCGCGGGCGAGGAGCAGCCGGCGCGTACGGTCACGTACTTCTACGAGGGCGGCATCGTCGACTTCGTGAAGTATCTGAACTCGCGCAAGGGTGAGCTGATCCACCCGACGGTCATCGACATCGAGGCCGAGGACAAGGAGCGGATGCTCTCGGTCGAGATCGCGATGCAGTGGAACTCGCAGTACAGCGAGGGGGTGTACTCCTTCGCCAACACGATCCACACGCACGAGGGCGGTACGCACGAGGAGGGCTTCCGCGCGGCGATGACCGGGCTGGTCAACCGCTACGCGCGCGAGAAGAAGTTCCTGCGGGAGAAGGACGACAACCTGGCGGGCGAGGACATCCGCGAGGGTCTGACGGCGATCATCTCCGTCAAGCTCGGTGAGCCGCAGTTCGAGGGCCAGACGAAGACCAAGCTCGGCAACACCGAGGCGAAGACGTTTGTGCAGAAGATCGTGCACGAGCATCTGACGGACTGGTTCGACCGCAATCCCAATGAGGCCGCGGACATCATCCGCAAGTCGATCCAGGCCGCCACGGCCCGGGTCGCGGCCCGCAAGGCGCGCGATCTGACCCGGCGCAAGGGGCTGCTGGAGAGCGCGTCGCTGCCCGGCAAGCTGAGCGACTGCCAGTCGAACGACCCGTCGAAGTGCGAGATCTTCATCGTCGAGGGCGACTCCGCCGGCGGTTCGGCGAAGTCCGGCCGTAACCCGATGTACCAGGCCATCCTGCCGATCCGCGGCAAGATCCTGAACGTCGAGAAGGCCCGGATCGACAAGATCCTCCAGAACACCGAGGTCCAGGCGCTGATCAGCGCCTTCGGCACCGGGGTGCACGAGGACTTCGACATCGAGAAGCTCCGCTATCACAAGATCATCCTGATGGCGGACGCCGATGTCGACGGCCAGCACATCAACACGCTGCTGCTGACGTTCCTGTTCCGGTTCATGCGCCCGCTGGTCGAGGCCGGACACGTCTATCTGTCGCGGCCGCCCCTCTACAAGATCAAGTGGGGCCGGGACGACTTCGAGTACGCGTACTCCGACCGGGAGCGCGACGCCCTGGTCGAGCTGGGCAAGCAGAACGGCAAGCGGATCCGCGAGGACTCGATCCAGCGCTTCAAGGGCCTGGGCGAGATGAACGCCGAGGAGCTGCGGGTCACCACGATGGACGTCGACCACCGCGTGCTCGGCCAGGTCACCCTGGACGACGCGGCCCAGGCCGACGATCTGTTCTCGGTGCTGATGGGCGAGGACGTCGAGGCTCGTCGGTCCTTCATCCAGCGCAATGCCAAGGACGTCCGCTTCCTCGACATCTGAGTCGGTCTCAGCTGACGGATTCGAATAGGCCGAAAGGAACACTGACCAGCAATGGCCGACGAGAACACCCCCGACACCCCTGATTCCCCCGCTCCGCCCGCCGGCGCGGACGGCGGCGCCCCCGAGACCGTGACCGCGGTGGAGGGCCTGGCCCTGCGCGTGGAGCCGGTCGGGCTAGAGACCGAGATGCAGCGTTCGTATCTTGACTACGCGATGTCCGTCATCGTGTCGCGCGCGCTGCCGGACGTACGGGACGGCCTCAAGCCCGTACACCGCCGGGTGCTGTACGCGATGTACGACGGCGGTTACCGGCCCGAGAAGGGCTTCTACAAGTGCGCCCGTGTCGTCGGTGACGTCATGGGTACCTATCACCCGCACGGCGACTCCTCGATCTACGACGCGCTCGTGCGGCTCGCGCAGCCGTGGTCGATGCGGATGCCGCTGGTCGACTCCAACGGCAACTTCGGTTCCCCGGGCAATGACCCGGCCGCCGCCATGCGGTACACCGAGTGCAAGATGATGCCGCTGTCGATGGAGATGCTCCGGGACATCGACGAGGAGACCGTCGACCTCACGGACAACTACGACGGGCGCAACCAGGAGCCGACGGTCCTGCCGGCCCGGTTCCCGAACCTGCTGATCAACGGCTCCGCCGGGATCGCCGTCGGGATGGCCACGAACATCCCGCCGCACAATCTGCGGGAGGTGGCGGCCGGCGCGATGTGGGCGCTGGAGCACCCGGAGGCGAGCCACGAGGAGCTGCTCGACGCGCTGATCGAGCGGATCAAGGGCCCCGACTTCCCGACGGGCGCGCTGGTGGTGGGCCGCAAGGGCATCGAGGAGGCGTACCGGACGGGCCGCGGCTCGATCACGATGCGCGCGGTGGTCGAGGTCGAGGAGATCCAGAACCGCCAGTGCCTGGTGGTCACGGAGCTGCCGTACCAGACCAACCCGGACAATCTCGCGCAGAAGATTGCCGATCTGGTCAAGGACGGCAGGGTCGGCGGGATCGCCGACGTCCGGGACGAGACGTCCTCGCGTACGGGACAGCGGCTGGTCGTCGTCCTGAAGCGGGACGCGGTCGCCAAGGTCGTGCTGAACAACCTGTACAAGCACACGGACCTCCAGTCGAACTTCAGCGCGAACATGCTGGCGCTGGTGGACGGTGTGCCGCGCACGCTGTCGCTGGACGCGTTCATCCGGCACTGGGTGACGCACCAGGTCGAGGTCATCGTCCGGCGGACGAGGTTCCGGCTGCGCAAGGCCGAGGAGCGGGCGCACATCCTGCGCGGTCTGCTCAAGGCGCTGGACGCGATCGACGAGGTCATCGCGCTGATCCGGCGCAGTGACACGGTCGAGATCGCGCGCGAGGGCCTGATGGGGCTGCTCTCGATCGACGAGATCCAGGCGAACGCGATCCTGGAGATGCAGTTGCGGCGGCTGGCCGCGCTGGAGCGGCAGAAGATCGTCGCTGAGCACGACGAGTTGCAGCAGAAGATCAACGAGTACAACGCGATCCTGGCCTCGCCGGAGAAGCAGCGTCAGATCATCCGCGAGGAACTGACCGTCATCGTCGACAAGTTCGGTGACGACCGGCGGTCCAAGCTGGTTCCCTTCGACGGTGACATGTCCATGGAGGACTTGATCGCCGAGGAGGACATCGTCGTCACCATCACGCGCGGCGGCTATGTGAAGCGTACGAAGGCGGACGACTACCGCTCGCAGAAGCGCGGCGGCAAGGGCGTGCGCGGGACGAAGCTCAAGGAAGACGACATCGTCGACCACTTCTTCGTCTCGACGACCCACCACTG encodes the following:
- the recF gene encoding DNA replication/repair protein RecF (All proteins in this family for which functions are known are DNA-binding proteins that assist the filamentation of RecA onto DNA for the initiation of recombination or recombinational repair.); protein product: MHVTHLSLADFRSYARVEVPLDPGVTAFVGANGQGKTNLVEAVGYLATLGSHRVSSDAPLVRMGAERAVIRAAVTQGERAQLVELELNPGRANRARINRSSQVKPRDVLGIVRTVLFAPEDLALVKGDPGERRRFLDELVTARSPRMAAVRSDYERVLRQRNTLLKSAAMARRHGGRGMDLSTLDVWDQHLARAGAELLAQRADLITVLQPLTDKAYEQLAPGGGPVTLEYRSSAGEPGGVGGSGDSDDTVDAGGAGMAAGASRDELYGHLMAALAGVRKQEIERGVTLVGPHRDDLVLRLGRLPAKGYASHGESWSYALALRLASYDLLRAEGNEPVLVLDDVFAELDARRRERLAELVVPGEQVLVTAAVADDVPGVLAGARYMVAEGAVERV
- a CDS encoding DUF721 domain-containing protein, with the translated sequence MIPESGTGAGAVTATGAAGVPGPAAVPESSGVDLARVALRAAKEQARARGAAVQQKKQARRGGGLRSGSGADGRDPLPLGAAINRLITERGWETPAAVGGVMGRWPQIVGEDVAKHCVPQRYDDSRDERVLTVQCDSTAWATQLRLLAPRLVARLNEDLGHGTVRMIKVLGPGGPPSRSGRLRAPGSQGPGDTYG
- the gyrB gene encoding DNA topoisomerase (ATP-hydrolyzing) subunit B, encoding MLCQKGRFVADSGNPHEKSPSTGVGENGEVTASYDASAITVLEGLDAVRKRPGMYIGSTGERGLHHLVYEVVDNSVDEALAGHADTIDVTILADGGVRVIDNGRGIPVDIVPSEGKPAVEVVLTVLHAGGKFGGGGYAVSGGLHGVGVSVVNALSSRVAVDVKRDGYRWTQDYKLGVPTAPLDRKEETSDSGTTVTFWADPDVFETTDYSFETLSRRFQEMAFLNKGLTLTLTDERESAKAVVGADVAGTDAPESAGEEQPARTVTYFYEGGIVDFVKYLNSRKGELIHPTVIDIEAEDKERMLSVEIAMQWNSQYSEGVYSFANTIHTHEGGTHEEGFRAAMTGLVNRYAREKKFLREKDDNLAGEDIREGLTAIISVKLGEPQFEGQTKTKLGNTEAKTFVQKIVHEHLTDWFDRNPNEAADIIRKSIQAATARVAARKARDLTRRKGLLESASLPGKLSDCQSNDPSKCEIFIVEGDSAGGSAKSGRNPMYQAILPIRGKILNVEKARIDKILQNTEVQALISAFGTGVHEDFDIEKLRYHKIILMADADVDGQHINTLLLTFLFRFMRPLVEAGHVYLSRPPLYKIKWGRDDFEYAYSDRERDALVELGKQNGKRIREDSIQRFKGLGEMNAEELRVTTMDVDHRVLGQVTLDDAAQADDLFSVLMGEDVEARRSFIQRNAKDVRFLDI
- the gyrA gene encoding DNA gyrase subunit A, with translation MADENTPDTPDSPAPPAGADGGAPETVTAVEGLALRVEPVGLETEMQRSYLDYAMSVIVSRALPDVRDGLKPVHRRVLYAMYDGGYRPEKGFYKCARVVGDVMGTYHPHGDSSIYDALVRLAQPWSMRMPLVDSNGNFGSPGNDPAAAMRYTECKMMPLSMEMLRDIDEETVDLTDNYDGRNQEPTVLPARFPNLLINGSAGIAVGMATNIPPHNLREVAAGAMWALEHPEASHEELLDALIERIKGPDFPTGALVVGRKGIEEAYRTGRGSITMRAVVEVEEIQNRQCLVVTELPYQTNPDNLAQKIADLVKDGRVGGIADVRDETSSRTGQRLVVVLKRDAVAKVVLNNLYKHTDLQSNFSANMLALVDGVPRTLSLDAFIRHWVTHQVEVIVRRTRFRLRKAEERAHILRGLLKALDAIDEVIALIRRSDTVEIAREGLMGLLSIDEIQANAILEMQLRRLAALERQKIVAEHDELQQKINEYNAILASPEKQRQIIREELTVIVDKFGDDRRSKLVPFDGDMSMEDLIAEEDIVVTITRGGYVKRTKADDYRSQKRGGKGVRGTKLKEDDIVDHFFVSTTHHWLLFFTNKGRVYRAKAYELPDAGRDARGQHVANLLAFQPDEQIAEILAIRDYEAVPYLVLATKAGLVKKTALKDYDSPRSGGVIAINLRETESGADDELIGAELVSAEDDLLLISRKAQSIRFTATDDALRPMGRATSGVKGMSFREGDELLSMNVVRPGTFVFTATDGGYAKRTAVDEYRVQGRGGLGIKAAKIVEDRGSLVGALVVEETDEILAITLGGGVIRTRVNEVRETGRDTMGVQLINLGKRDAVVGIARNAEAGREAEEVDGSDDPAAEAAGTAEVVAEGTQSSAGEHEE